One Chlamydiota bacterium DNA window includes the following coding sequences:
- the rsmD gene encoding 16S rRNA (guanine(966)-N(2))-methyltransferase RsmD: MRIIAGLAKGRLLKTLPGDTVRPTADRVRESIFNILDSHIMGADILDLFAGSGALGLESLSRGAEASTFVEKSKRASLVIRENFETLHFQNSQILTMDVFKSLSFFKRREKFFDLVFADPPYSFFKEIWIQDLWKGVSQILSKEGIFVVEHPSQWSSVKMMDSLEQYDIRQYGQTSVSFYKKGEIPSLPQF, translated from the coding sequence ATGCGTATCATTGCAGGTTTAGCCAAAGGGCGGCTTTTAAAGACACTTCCGGGGGACACGGTCCGTCCGACGGCTGATCGGGTGAGAGAATCGATATTTAATATTTTGGATTCTCACATTATGGGGGCGGATATCTTGGACCTTTTCGCTGGGTCAGGTGCTTTGGGTCTAGAGAGTCTTTCACGCGGGGCCGAGGCATCCACCTTTGTTGAGAAATCAAAAAGGGCCTCTCTCGTCATTCGCGAAAATTTTGAAACGCTCCACTTTCAAAATAGTCAAATTTTAACGATGGATGTTTTTAAATCACTTTCTTTTTTTAAAAGGCGTGAAAAGTTTTTTGATCTGGTTTTTGCAGATCCCCCTTATTCTTTTTTCAAGGAGATATGGATTCAAGATCTATGGAAAGGGGTTTCACAAATTTTATCCAAAGAAGGGATTTTTGTGGTTGAGCATCCTTCTCAGTGGTCTTCTGTGAAGATGATGGATTCTCTGGAACAATATGATATTAGGCAATATGGACAAACAAGTGTGAGTTTTTATAAAAAAGGGGAAATTCCCTCTCTTCCACAATTTTAA
- the coaD gene encoding pantetheine-phosphate adenylyltransferase: MVKAVLKKAIYPGSFDPLTNGHLDVIRRSTQLFDEVTVAVFQNEGKKALFSLKERLQMIRESLNDLKGVKIVHFDGLLIDYCRQNGISVVIRGLRAISDFEYEFQMALMNKKLCDEIETIFVMSRESYSYLSSRMIKEIVSKGGDISHFVPSHVGKKLRSKLFRS; the protein is encoded by the coding sequence ATGGTAAAAGCTGTGCTTAAGAAAGCGATTTATCCAGGCAGTTTTGACCCCCTCACGAATGGGCATTTGGATGTGATTCGTCGTTCAACTCAATTGTTTGACGAAGTGACCGTGGCTGTTTTTCAAAATGAAGGGAAGAAAGCCCTCTTTTCTTTGAAAGAACGTTTACAGATGATTCGTGAGTCCTTAAACGATTTAAAGGGGGTTAAGATTGTTCATTTTGATGGTTTACTCATTGATTATTGTCGTCAAAACGGGATTTCGGTTGTGATTCGGGGTTTAAGGGCCATTTCAGATTTTGAATATGAATTTCAAATGGCACTTATGAATAAAAAACTCTGTGATGAAATTGAGACTATTTTTGTCATGTCCAGAGAATCCTATTCCTATTTAAGTTCGCGTATGATTAAGGAAATTGTTTCGAAAGGGGGAGACATTTCTCACTTTGTCCCTTCTCATGTAGGGAAAAAACTTCGTTCGAAGCTTTTTCGTTCTTAA
- the rpmB gene encoding 50S ribosomal protein L28 → MSQICVVCGKKPVSGHRVARRGLSKRKGGVGENVTGITLRRFMPNLQRVRALIKDAVKTVRVCTRCLKANKIQKAA, encoded by the coding sequence ATGTCACAAATTTGTGTTGTTTGCGGTAAAAAACCTGTTTCTGGGCACCGAGTTGCACGCCGAGGGCTTTCAAAAAGAAAAGGCGGTGTGGGAGAAAATGTTACGGGAATTACGTTACGTCGTTTTATGCCCAATTTGCAAAGAGTGAGAGCCCTGATTAAGGACGCCGTCAAAACGGTTCGGGTTTGCACACGGTGTCTCAAGGCTAATAAAATCCAAAAAGCGGCCTAA
- a CDS encoding type II secretion system F family protein, which translates to MPIFEYTGFDVSGKKMKGLLEADHIQAVQRILFEMRIGATRIHVLEKSLSKHSPPLSEIALMTRQLALFLKTGFTLDDAFFELARGWKKDQVQKSLFLLAHRLKAGLDLEKAHEGLHLFPEFVSRALKVAESSGKIFETLEWISQDCEEKKQMINRWIESLIYPGLLFLVSLGVLFLVFQWVFPSLIELFIQQGKPLPRLTQGVLFLGHSMKWVFGFFGILVLAIYLWGPKIDLSLKRKWAKLFLRFSGLGSILKKRNACEVTRHLSFLVMSGFQIPEAFSLSARKNFLIEEELLALHRHLEEGGNLEKEDELNSIFPKGFLKMLSMGFKSGNFIEVCNRLSEYYEKELETILNRFTALLGPVLLMLVGGLIGFLVIGVLLPILQGGM; encoded by the coding sequence ATGCCTATTTTTGAATATACAGGTTTTGATGTTTCAGGAAAGAAAATGAAGGGTCTTTTAGAGGCCGATCATATTCAGGCTGTTCAAAGAATCCTTTTTGAAATGAGAATTGGAGCGACTCGAATTCATGTTCTTGAGAAATCCCTCTCCAAACATTCTCCTCCTCTTTCCGAAATTGCCTTGATGACACGCCAACTCGCTTTATTTTTAAAGACAGGTTTTACTCTGGATGATGCTTTTTTTGAACTGGCAAGGGGTTGGAAAAAGGATCAAGTCCAGAAATCCCTTTTTCTCTTGGCTCATCGGTTAAAGGCAGGGCTTGATTTAGAAAAAGCCCATGAAGGGCTTCATTTATTTCCTGAGTTTGTGTCCAGGGCTCTTAAAGTTGCAGAGAGTTCAGGAAAAATTTTTGAAACATTAGAATGGATCTCTCAGGATTGTGAAGAAAAAAAACAGATGATAAATCGCTGGATTGAAAGTCTTATTTATCCGGGACTTCTATTTTTAGTCAGTTTAGGCGTGCTTTTTCTCGTTTTTCAATGGGTTTTCCCTTCCCTAATCGAACTTTTTATTCAACAGGGAAAACCGCTTCCTCGTTTGACTCAAGGTGTTCTTTTTTTGGGACATTCGATGAAATGGGTTTTTGGATTTTTTGGCATTCTTGTTTTAGCGATCTATTTGTGGGGGCCAAAAATCGATCTATCTCTTAAAAGAAAATGGGCAAAGCTTTTCTTGCGTTTTTCGGGTCTAGGATCCATTTTAAAAAAGAGAAATGCTTGTGAGGTGACTCGACATCTTTCATTTTTGGTGATGAGCGGATTTCAAATTCCAGAGGCTTTTTCACTTTCCGCAAGAAAAAATTTTTTAATTGAAGAAGAGCTGTTAGCCCTGCACAGGCATTTAGAAGAAGGGGGAAACTTAGAAAAAGAAGATGAATTGAATTCTATTTTTCCAAAGGGTTTCTTGAAAATGTTATCGATGGGATTTAAGAGCGGAAATTTTATTGAAGTTTGTAACAGACTCTCAGAATATTACGAGAAAGAACTCGAAACAATCCTCAACCGTTTTACAGCTTTACTAGGACCGGTCCTTTTAATGTTGGTTGGAGGATTGATCGGATTCTTAGTGATTGGAGTTCTTCTTCCTATACTACAAGGAGGAATGTAA
- the fabD gene encoding ACP S-malonyltransferase has protein sequence MKIALLFPGQGAQYVGMGKEFFSQYEVARELFLKANDILGFDLSRLCFEGPEEELTSTKVCQPAIFVTSLASLAVLKSVFPEIQIEAVAGLSLGEFTALTAAKSLKFEDALKIVSSRGKFMEEACLEKSGTMASILGLEYDQIKEICQSIVDEDVVTVANVNSPGQIVISGTARGIDRASHACKERGARRVISLQVSGAFHSPLMESAQAKLQEYLKGFSISQPQAHFFCNVLGEEISHIQEIRNLLIEQVTHSVLWEQSIRSMVKAGFDFFIEVGCGKVLSGLQRKIAPDTKMFNVEDVESLEKIKNAIEN, from the coding sequence TTGAAAATCGCACTTTTGTTCCCTGGGCAGGGGGCGCAATATGTTGGGATGGGAAAAGAGTTTTTTTCGCAATACGAAGTTGCCCGAGAATTATTTTTAAAGGCCAATGACATTTTAGGTTTTGATTTGAGTCGATTATGTTTTGAGGGACCCGAAGAAGAATTAACCTCAACCAAAGTTTGCCAGCCCGCCATTTTTGTCACAAGTCTTGCCTCTTTAGCTGTTTTAAAATCTGTTTTTCCCGAGATTCAAATAGAAGCTGTGGCTGGTTTGAGCCTGGGAGAATTTACGGCTCTAACCGCTGCAAAAAGCCTTAAATTTGAAGATGCTCTTAAAATTGTTTCCTCTCGTGGGAAATTTATGGAAGAGGCATGTTTAGAAAAGTCTGGGACCATGGCCTCCATTTTGGGGCTTGAGTATGATCAGATTAAGGAAATTTGTCAGTCAATTGTCGATGAGGATGTTGTAACCGTTGCCAATGTCAATAGCCCTGGGCAAATTGTCATCAGTGGTACGGCTCGAGGCATTGATCGTGCTTCTCATGCTTGTAAGGAAAGGGGGGCACGCCGTGTGATTTCGCTTCAGGTCAGCGGGGCCTTTCATTCTCCTCTCATGGAAAGTGCTCAAGCGAAGTTACAAGAATATTTGAAAGGTTTCTCTATTTCTCAACCGCAAGCTCATTTTTTTTGTAATGTTCTGGGAGAAGAGATTTCTCACATCCAAGAAATTCGAAATCTTTTAATCGAGCAGGTGACTCATTCGGTTCTTTGGGAACAAAGTATTCGTTCGATGGTTAAAGCAGGTTTTGATTTCTTTATTGAAGTGGGATGTGGTAAAGTCTTGTCCGGTTTGCAGAGAAAAATTGCACCGGACACGAAAATGTTTAATGTCGAGGATGTGGAAAGTTTGGAGAAAATAAAAAACGCAATTGAGAATTGA
- a CDS encoding ketoacyl-ACP synthase III produces the protein MVGIVGTGCYLPKKILSNFDLEKTIETTDQWIFERTGIRERRISSHDFYASDMGAHAAKKALQDSKINPSEVDLLIVATMSADMLCPSTACIIQEKIGASKAFAFDLNAACSGFLFALEVAKKFLESDQYQTALVIGVEKLSSMVDWKDRGTCILFGDGAGAAVLKKNHADHQILGAVLGSDGRGADLLKVPAGGSMMPATHETIDQRLHFIKMDGREVYKNAIDLMYRMADETLLKCGLKREDVDLFIPHQANKRIIDAVAKKLSLPSEKIYINVDRYGNTSAASIIIALDDARKEGRMQSGDCLLIVVFGAGFTWGGMVIRW, from the coding sequence ATGGTGGGTATCGTTGGCACAGGTTGCTATTTACCTAAAAAAATTCTTTCCAACTTTGATCTTGAAAAAACAATTGAAACCACCGATCAATGGATTTTTGAGCGAACTGGCATTCGAGAAAGACGAATTTCTTCTCATGATTTTTATGCGTCCGATATGGGGGCTCATGCCGCAAAAAAGGCTCTTCAAGATTCAAAAATCAATCCTTCCGAAGTCGATCTTTTGATTGTTGCGACCATGTCCGCGGATATGCTGTGTCCTTCGACGGCCTGTATCATTCAGGAAAAAATAGGAGCTTCGAAGGCCTTTGCCTTTGATCTTAACGCGGCTTGTTCGGGATTTCTCTTTGCCCTGGAAGTTGCAAAAAAATTTCTTGAGTCGGATCAGTATCAGACGGCTTTAGTGATTGGGGTTGAAAAACTTTCCTCCATGGTTGATTGGAAAGATCGTGGAACCTGTATTCTTTTTGGGGATGGGGCAGGGGCGGCGGTTTTAAAGAAAAATCATGCGGATCATCAAATTTTAGGCGCGGTTCTAGGATCGGATGGTCGAGGAGCTGATTTACTGAAGGTTCCTGCCGGAGGTTCAATGATGCCCGCAACTCACGAGACCATTGATCAACGACTTCATTTTATTAAAATGGATGGCCGAGAAGTTTATAAAAACGCCATTGATTTGATGTACAGAATGGCTGATGAAACCCTCCTTAAATGTGGTTTAAAAAGAGAGGACGTTGATTTATTTATTCCTCATCAGGCCAATAAAAGAATTATTGATGCAGTGGCCAAAAAGCTTTCTCTTCCGAGCGAAAAAATTTATATCAATGTAGATCGCTACGGCAATACCTCTGCGGCTTCTATTATCATTGCCTTGGATGATGCCCGTAAAGAAGGAAGGATGCAATCGGGAGATTGCTTACTCATTGTTGTCTTTGGCGCTGGCTTTACATGGGGAGGAATGGTGATTCGGTGGTAA
- the plsX gene encoding phosphate acyltransferase PlsX: MSIAIDAMGGDYAPKEIVEGTILAAETIRDRILILVGDPKRIHEFISPQRAKELNIEIHPASEVIHMHETPVAGLRKKKDASITRAVELVKKGQAEAVVSAGNTGACVAATKLKLRFLKGIDRPAIATIMPNLSGTNILIDAGATVDCKPHHLIQFAVMGMCYAKYALKKENPRIGLLNVGEEESKGNDLSKETFKILRKTALNFVGNVEGRDLFRNIADVIVTDGFVGNVALKATEGSARLIQNLLKQEFVKSWTLKIGALLVKKAFDGLKRRFDYAEYGGAPLLGIDGICIISHGRSNAKAIKNAIRVADECIQNKVNRHIEDEMDRLNSSLSQGV, translated from the coding sequence ATGAGTATAGCCATTGATGCGATGGGCGGAGATTATGCCCCAAAAGAGATTGTAGAAGGTACTATTTTGGCGGCAGAAACCATCCGAGATCGAATCCTCATTCTTGTGGGGGATCCTAAGCGTATTCATGAGTTTATTTCTCCTCAAAGGGCCAAAGAACTTAACATTGAAATCCATCCCGCCTCTGAAGTCATTCACATGCATGAAACCCCGGTTGCGGGTTTAAGAAAAAAGAAGGATGCTTCCATCACACGTGCGGTTGAACTGGTTAAGAAAGGTCAAGCCGAGGCGGTTGTTTCCGCTGGAAATACCGGAGCCTGTGTTGCGGCAACCAAATTAAAATTAAGATTTTTAAAAGGGATTGACCGACCTGCCATTGCGACCATCATGCCTAACCTTTCGGGAACCAATATTTTGATTGATGCAGGGGCAACGGTGGACTGCAAGCCTCATCATCTGATTCAGTTTGCCGTGATGGGAATGTGCTATGCCAAATATGCCCTCAAAAAGGAAAATCCCAGAATTGGTCTTTTAAATGTTGGAGAAGAAGAGTCAAAGGGGAATGATCTTTCAAAAGAGACTTTTAAAATTTTAAGAAAAACTGCGCTTAATTTTGTTGGCAATGTCGAAGGACGGGACTTGTTTAGAAATATTGCTGATGTGATTGTCACTGATGGATTCGTTGGAAATGTGGCTTTGAAGGCCACCGAGGGAAGTGCTCGTCTTATTCAAAATCTATTGAAACAGGAATTCGTGAAGTCCTGGACTTTAAAAATTGGGGCACTTCTCGTGAAGAAGGCTTTTGACGGACTCAAGCGCCGTTTTGATTATGCGGAATATGGCGGGGCGCCTCTTTTAGGGATCGATGGAATTTGTATTATTTCTCATGGACGCTCGAATGCAAAGGCCATTAAGAATGCGATTCGTGTTGCAGACGAATGTATTCAAAACAAAGTGAATCGGCATATTGAAGATGAAATGGATCGCTTGAATTCGTCTCTTTCCCAAGGGGTTTAG
- the rpmF gene encoding 50S ribosomal protein L32 — translation MALQTNRHSRSRRDKKRTHYKYVPLETVLCPNCHQPSLPHRVCTLCGYYKGRQVIQIKMAKAS, via the coding sequence ATGGCTTTACAAACGAATCGACACAGTCGTTCCAGGCGAGATAAGAAAAGAACACATTATAAATATGTGCCACTCGAGACCGTTTTATGTCCAAACTGTCATCAGCCTTCTTTGCCCCATCGGGTTTGTACGCTCTGTGGGTACTATAAAGGACGTCAAGTCATTCAAATTAAAATGGCCAAGGCGAGTTAG
- a CDS encoding DUF177 domain-containing protein, whose protein sequence is MMKVYIERIPEEGLLLEGEESPRIIDIGPSEERFKENIHISLKAYKITGKLIVGGVVWTDVVLICSLCSESFTYLIENKGFSYDCELEGRDIIDLTEPIREDILIGLPITPLCQKDCKGLCVECGKNLNFGKCGCLEKRVLKGPLGKLGDLF, encoded by the coding sequence ATGATGAAAGTTTATATTGAACGTATTCCTGAAGAAGGCCTTCTTTTAGAAGGGGAGGAATCCCCTCGGATTATTGATATTGGTCCCTCAGAAGAAAGATTTAAAGAAAATATTCATATCTCTTTAAAGGCTTATAAAATTACAGGGAAACTTATTGTAGGAGGCGTAGTCTGGACGGATGTGGTTTTAATCTGTAGCCTGTGTTCAGAATCATTTACCTATCTCATTGAAAACAAAGGGTTTTCGTACGATTGTGAACTTGAGGGAAGGGATATAATTGACTTGACAGAGCCTATTCGCGAGGATATATTAATCGGCCTACCCATTACGCCCCTCTGCCAAAAAGATTGTAAAGGGCTTTGTGTAGAATGTGGTAAGAACTTGAATTTTGGAAAATGTGGCTGCCTAGAAAAGAGGGTTTTAAAAGGGCCGTTAGGAAAATTGGGAGATTTATTTTAG
- the recJ gene encoding single-stranded-DNA-specific exonuclease RecJ, with translation MSKSLQVSNTLAQLLVQRGIETVEDARYFLGNRLKDLSDPFLFEGMDRAVARIFQALNKNEKVMVHGDYDVDGITGTALLCDILKKIGINAQPYIPDRVSEGYGMSREAIQKAVVEKIPLMITVDCGGTAFAEIEEADRQGIDVIVVDHHELKNELPPSIAVIHPRRMTQKNHFHPLAAVGVAFKLAHGLVKRGLEQKADWANKIDLKDFLDRVALGTVADLVPLKGENRIFVKQGLERLLKTECLGLSMLLKEIGLEGRSITTSDVGFKIAPRLNAAGRVGTAYDAVHLLLVKEKEKASTLAQTLDLSNRKRQELEQATYEEAADLLQAQTNGGEDWVLVLHKEEWPLGVIGIVASRILRLMHRPVFIISTEEGVSKGSARSIRGYHLCEALKSCEGLLEGYGGHAYAAGIKILRKKIPEFRERINQHAHQVLSSDDLIPSLEIDLEIPLESVSLSFAQEVEKLGPFGQENSSPLFLTKELQLEREPYKVGKNHLKLHLKNKNNERVEGIAFGQADLISQFSLSCPFQAVYEVAINSYQRNMKPQLIFKDFKF, from the coding sequence TTGTCTAAATCTTTACAGGTTTCAAATACTTTAGCTCAACTTCTTGTCCAAAGAGGAATTGAGACGGTTGAGGATGCAAGGTATTTTCTTGGAAATAGGCTTAAGGATTTGTCGGATCCCTTTTTATTTGAAGGGATGGACCGAGCGGTGGCGAGAATTTTTCAAGCACTTAATAAAAATGAAAAGGTCATGGTGCATGGAGATTATGATGTCGATGGAATTACAGGGACTGCACTTCTCTGTGATATTTTAAAGAAAATAGGGATCAATGCTCAACCCTACATTCCTGATCGAGTGAGTGAAGGTTATGGGATGAGCAGAGAGGCCATTCAAAAGGCGGTTGTAGAAAAAATTCCTCTGATGATTACCGTAGATTGTGGGGGAACGGCTTTTGCTGAAATTGAAGAGGCTGATCGGCAAGGAATTGACGTGATTGTCGTCGATCATCATGAGTTAAAAAATGAGCTTCCTCCTTCTATTGCTGTTATCCACCCTCGAAGAATGACTCAAAAAAATCATTTTCATCCCTTGGCCGCTGTAGGCGTTGCTTTTAAATTAGCGCATGGTTTGGTAAAGAGAGGTTTAGAACAAAAAGCTGATTGGGCGAATAAAATTGATCTTAAAGATTTTTTGGATCGGGTTGCATTGGGAACGGTCGCAGATTTGGTTCCTCTTAAAGGAGAAAACAGAATTTTTGTTAAACAAGGTTTAGAGAGGCTTTTAAAAACTGAATGTCTAGGTTTATCCATGCTGCTCAAAGAAATTGGCCTTGAAGGTCGATCGATTACGACTTCTGACGTGGGGTTTAAAATTGCCCCTCGCCTCAATGCAGCAGGTCGAGTGGGGACGGCGTACGATGCCGTTCATCTTCTTTTAGTTAAAGAAAAAGAAAAAGCGAGTACGCTTGCACAAACATTAGACCTGAGTAACCGCAAACGTCAGGAATTAGAACAGGCAACCTATGAGGAAGCCGCAGATCTTTTGCAAGCTCAAACCAATGGAGGTGAAGATTGGGTTCTCGTCCTTCATAAAGAAGAATGGCCCTTAGGCGTGATCGGGATTGTTGCCTCTAGAATTTTAAGATTAATGCACCGGCCTGTTTTTATTATTTCAACGGAAGAGGGGGTGAGCAAGGGCTCTGCCCGGAGTATTCGGGGTTATCATTTGTGCGAAGCCTTAAAAAGTTGTGAAGGACTATTAGAAGGTTACGGAGGACATGCCTATGCGGCAGGGATAAAAATTTTGAGAAAGAAGATTCCAGAGTTTAGAGAACGCATTAATCAACATGCGCATCAAGTCCTTTCAAGTGATGATTTAATTCCAAGTCTAGAAATCGATTTAGAAATCCCGTTAGAGTCTGTTTCTTTATCCTTTGCCCAGGAGGTTGAAAAATTAGGTCCCTTTGGTCAGGAAAATTCATCCCCTCTTTTTCTGACAAAGGAATTACAGTTAGAACGTGAACCTTATAAAGTAGGAAAGAATCATCTGAAATTACATTTGAAAAATAAAAATAACGAGAGGGTAGAGGGGATTGCTTTTGGTCAAGCGGATCTCATTTCTCAATTTTCTCTCTCTTGCCCATTTCAAGCGGTTTATGAGGTTGCGATCAATTCTTATCAAAGGAATATGAAGCCTCAGCTTATCTTTAAAGATTTTAAGTTTTAA
- the recG gene encoding ATP-dependent DNA helicase RecG yields the protein MLVAEKAVSDRNSTDIPCQYVKGVGPKRALLFKKLGLERVSDLLYLAPRRYEDRRTFTPIRRLHDGEFQTIQGKIVASGLKETRRFFRIFQLAVEDESGVLFATWFNQPYLQNRFKVGDRVILSGKVQWYGRELQMMAPDYEVLIGDTSDLLHTGRIVPIYPLTEGISQRAMRLIVKNACDLFHEFLEEIFSEEILRENHLMGLKEAIITIHFPESFEGMNQARRRLAFEEFFMVQLWLGFKKKTYQKLKRTFCYEKISESVQSFVKSLPFPLTQAQVRVISEIGKDLQKEFPMNRLLQGDVGSGKTLVACASFYMAVRSGFQGVLMVPTEVLAQQHRKTFEKIFQPLEVKIGLLLGDEKVKIKRETLQNLSEGNIQILVGTHSLLEEKVSFQKLGMVIIDEQHKFGVVQRALLRNKGFEPDVLIMTATPIPRTLALTVYGDLEVSVLDQMPPGRGKVSTYWIKREKLNDAYHFIHREVEKGAQAYIIYPLVEESEKSELKAATQMFHQLSQEVFRGLTLGLIHGRMSAEEKNEVIYQFRDQKIHILVSTTVIEVGIDIPNASLILIENADAFGLAQLHQLRGRVGRGPRSAYCILEAEPRTEEGIRRLEAMVKTRDGFKIAEADLTIRGPGEFLGTRQHGLPEIRFGHLLTDHELIHRSRQTANAILDEDPFLKDQDNQKLHHLIQKKFLEKTQFLSVG from the coding sequence ATGCTCGTAGCTGAAAAAGCTGTATCTGACCGGAATTCTACAGATATTCCTTGCCAATATGTGAAAGGGGTTGGGCCAAAGAGGGCTTTGCTTTTCAAGAAGCTAGGTCTTGAAAGGGTTTCAGACCTTCTTTATCTTGCCCCCCGTCGTTATGAAGATCGTAGGACTTTTACTCCTATTCGTAGACTTCATGATGGAGAATTTCAAACCATTCAGGGAAAAATTGTGGCTTCAGGCCTTAAAGAGACCCGTCGTTTTTTTAGAATTTTTCAATTGGCAGTAGAAGACGAGTCGGGGGTTCTATTTGCAACATGGTTTAACCAACCCTATTTACAAAATCGTTTTAAAGTGGGTGATCGCGTGATCTTGAGTGGAAAAGTTCAATGGTATGGGCGAGAGCTTCAGATGATGGCTCCTGACTATGAAGTTTTAATAGGGGATACGAGTGATCTTTTACATACGGGGAGAATTGTTCCGATCTATCCTTTGACGGAAGGAATTTCACAGAGGGCCATGCGCTTAATTGTTAAAAATGCCTGTGACTTGTTTCATGAATTTTTGGAGGAGATATTTTCTGAAGAAATCTTAAGAGAAAATCATCTCATGGGTTTAAAAGAGGCCATCATAACTATTCATTTCCCAGAGAGTTTCGAAGGAATGAATCAGGCTCGACGGCGATTGGCTTTCGAGGAATTTTTTATGGTTCAACTTTGGTTGGGCTTTAAAAAGAAAACCTATCAAAAGCTTAAGCGGACATTTTGTTATGAAAAAATTTCTGAATCTGTTCAATCTTTTGTAAAAAGCCTTCCCTTTCCTTTGACTCAAGCTCAAGTAAGAGTCATTTCAGAAATTGGCAAGGATCTTCAAAAAGAATTTCCCATGAACCGATTGCTTCAAGGCGATGTGGGGTCTGGAAAAACTTTAGTTGCTTGTGCAAGCTTCTATATGGCTGTTCGCAGCGGTTTTCAAGGAGTGCTCATGGTGCCGACAGAGGTTTTGGCCCAACAACATCGCAAAACTTTTGAAAAAATTTTCCAGCCTCTAGAAGTTAAGATAGGGCTCCTTTTGGGAGATGAAAAAGTGAAAATAAAAAGAGAAACCCTTCAAAATTTGTCGGAGGGAAACATTCAAATTTTAGTGGGAACCCATTCTCTTTTAGAAGAAAAAGTCAGCTTTCAAAAATTAGGCATGGTCATTATTGATGAACAACATAAGTTTGGGGTGGTTCAAAGAGCGCTTCTTAGAAATAAAGGATTTGAACCCGATGTTTTGATTATGACGGCAACCCCGATTCCTCGAACACTTGCTTTGACGGTTTATGGAGATTTAGAAGTATCCGTTTTAGACCAAATGCCTCCTGGGCGTGGGAAGGTTTCGACTTATTGGATTAAAAGAGAAAAGTTGAATGACGCCTATCATTTTATTCATCGAGAGGTTGAGAAGGGGGCTCAAGCCTATATTATTTATCCTCTTGTGGAAGAATCTGAAAAAAGTGAACTCAAAGCGGCCACTCAAATGTTTCATCAACTTTCTCAGGAGGTTTTTAGAGGATTGACTTTGGGGCTTATTCATGGCCGAATGAGTGCTGAAGAAAAAAACGAGGTGATTTATCAATTTCGGGATCAAAAAATTCATATTTTAGTTTCAACAACAGTGATTGAAGTGGGTATTGATATTCCTAATGCAAGTCTGATCTTGATCGAAAATGCGGATGCCTTTGGTTTGGCGCAGCTCCATCAGTTGAGAGGGCGTGTCGGGCGAGGGCCTCGTTCGGCTTATTGTATCCTGGAGGCTGAACCCCGTACAGAAGAAGGGATTCGGCGATTGGAAGCGATGGTGAAAACGCGTGATGGATTTAAAATTGCAGAGGCTGATTTGACGATTCGAGGTCCAGGAGAATTTTTGGGAACGAGGCAACATGGACTACCCGAAATTCGCTTTGGTCATTTATTAACCGATCATGAATTGATTCATCGATCTCGTCAGACTGCAAATGCCATTTTAGACGAAGACCCATTTTTAAAGGATCAAGACAATCAAAAATTACATCATTTAATTCAAAAAAAGTTTTTAGAAAAAACACAGTTTTTGAGTGTGGGATGA